One genomic window of Cannabis sativa cultivar Pink pepper isolate KNU-18-1 chromosome 2, ASM2916894v1, whole genome shotgun sequence includes the following:
- the LOC115719697 gene encoding transcription factor bHLH130, with protein sequence MESDLQHPQQQMGSSSGLMRYRSAPSSYFTNIVDREFCQQFFNRPSSPETERIFARFMNSDGGGGGVGDEDVNLADTAAQKLSSENTQFVTPATMSNEPAGGVLPPQPPPQQPTNLNSYSSASPSFYQSQSKPPLPTQNMASSNEGSSYVNQFPTMRTGGVNNSNLIRHSSSPAGLFASINIESLTAMRGMGSYGATTSTNEDTTFSSLNKLKNFSSGAGLMSPLDEIIDDKTLVAAIQDSSTEAFGEGHSNSNFVPNFPLGSWDDSALISDNISGLKRLRDEDEKPFSGLNKSLSETQSVEAGTRPPTMLAHHLSLPKTSSEMAAIEKFLQFQDSVPCKIRAKRGCATHPRSIAERVRRTKISERMRKLQELVPNMEKQTNTADMLDLAVEYIKDLQSQVQTLSDDRAKCTCSNKHQQ encoded by the exons ATGGAGTCTGATCTTCAACACCCTCAACAACAAATGGGGTCTTCATCTGGCTTGATGCGTTATCGGTCCGCACCGAGCTCATATTTCACGAATATAGTCGACAGAGAATTCTGTCAACAGTTCTTTAATCGGCCATCCAGCCCTGAAACAGAGCGAATTTTCGCTCGGTTTATGAACAGCGATGGCGGCGGCGGAGGAGTTGGTGACGAGGATGTTAATTTAGCCGATACGGCAGCTCAGAAGTTGTCGTCTGAGAATACCCAGTTCGTAACTCCAGCGACGATGAGTAACGAACCAGCTGGAGGGGTTCTTCCACCACAACCGCCGCCGCAACAACCGACAAATTTGAATAGCTATTCTTCTGCTTCCCCGAGCTTTTACCAGAGCCAGTCAAAGCCACCTTTACCAACTCAGAACATGGCTTCTAGTAACGAAGGGTCTTCGTATGTGAATCAGTTCCCGACGATGAGAACTGGGGGTGTAAATAACTCCAATCTTATCAGACATAGCAGCTCCCCTGCTGGACTTTTTGCCAGTATCAATATCGAAA GCTTGACTGCAATGAGAGGTATGGGGAGTTATGGTGCCACTACCAGTACTAATGAAGATACAACTTTTTCTTCGCTAAACAAGTTAAAGAATTTCTCATCTGGAGCAGGTTTGATGAGTCCTTTAGATGAAATCATCGATGACAAAACATTGGTGGCTGCCATTCAAGACAGTAGTACTGAAGCATTTGGTGAAGGTCATAGCAATAGTAATTTCGTCCCAAACTTTCCGTTGGGTTCTTGGGATGACTCTGCTTTAATATCTGATAATATCAGTGGCTTGAAACGGCTGAGAGATGAAGATGAGAAACCATTTTCTGGGTTGAACAAGAGTCTATCAGAAACTCAG AGCGTGGAAGCTGGAACTCGACCTCCCACTATGCTAGCTCATCACTTGAGTTTGCCTAAAACATCATCAGAAATGGCAGCCATTGAAAAGTTCTTGCAGTTTCAAGACTCTGTGCCTTGTAAGATTCGAGCTAAGCGAGGCTGCGCCACTCACCCTAGAAGCATAGCTGAGAGG GTAAGAAGAACTAAAATCAGTGAACGAATGAGAAAACTACAAGAGCTTGTCCCCAACATGGAAAAG